The following DNA comes from Erigeron canadensis isolate Cc75 chromosome 3, C_canadensis_v1, whole genome shotgun sequence.
TCGTTTGCATTTTGGACACATGAAGCCGATTGCTTCGGCCATCGTTTCAGCGTCCACAGCCTCACAAAGGAACTCTTTGTAGCACCATGTACATCTTGTCTTGAACTTGCCATTGACAATGAGAACCGGTTCTTGTGGTTCCGCCATGTTTTGTGAACTAGAAGATGCTTGCCCATTCTGCTGATGGCGTGTTTCTTCTAGCTGTGGCTCATCATGCTCCATAACAACATGCTAATTATGGTCCATTCATGAAAACAAATTAATGTGTGTATTAGTAGATGGTTACTAATAACCATTCCCAACAGTAGCAGAAAAATTGTCCTAGATATAACAAATACCTTTTCTAAAATACAGAGCATTGTGCCTTCACTGGTGGGAAGATTAAATCTTCGAGTGGTTTCCTTGTGAAAAATCGCCAGGTGCTTCTCGAGGTCACCCATGAGTTCAAATGTTAGTCCACATGGTAAGCAGTCAATAAAGCTGGAAACTTCAACATCATACAAATCATCTGTTGCGGCCAAGTTATTATTTACCTCATGAAGAGATGAGCTGGAAACTTCACTAATCTGTCATACATTCaaacataaaacaattaaattcacaGTTTGCTTGATATAATAGTGTTATACTGCCATCTTTTGCACAATTGCACCTACAGGTTCAAGTAACATACGACTACCATTATTCATCTGTTCCATTTCACCTTCAACATCTATCATAGCTTGATCTCTTAGATAGAACGCAACATCCTTGCATGATCTAAAATATATCCCAGACGGGCTGAAGATAATCAAAGAAACATCATTAGGTAGatgatagaaaaaataaaatataacattagATGGCTACGGCCAACTGACACGTAAACTAAAAAACTAGAATTAAATAGTGTAGGCTACTCGCCCAGCTGGTTACTTCATTAATGTAACTCAAGCATACAGTATGCTAGGACTTTGTATAACTTAAAATCTTGATATATGGTGAATCGAtcctaattaaattattaaaatttaacgACAGGTGCTTATTTCAAAATGCGAGTGCATGTTCCAGCGTTGTCTTACTAATAGATAAATGTCTAAGTTTCAGAGATAGGAGGCCAGTACAGGTTCCCATACACCAAGCTATAGATCAGAGTGTGATAAGTTCTATACTCTTAACATTTTTCCGGAATCTTATTCAGAAATGTAACTAAGTTAAAGCAGATTTAACTTTAGatcatgaaaaaataaaatattgaataGTTGCATACAATTAAAACGAAGCAGAGCCTTATCAACATTTCTTCATCTGCTTTAATACATTATATTGATAACAATAATCCAACTGCTAACATTccttaaaagaaaatgattatgaTATTGCATGATAGGGTTTACAAATAAGGCAACTGAAATAGATTGGTGCATCTTATTGCCTCTGTTTGACCAACAGTGAAGAGATGACAGTGGACAAATTTGAGAAACTTAAGAAACAAGATGTATAAGGCACCAAATCTTTAAGGCGAGCTATTTATAACACATGGCAGTAACTAAAAGGACAGCTATCTATAACAGAATCTATAGCATGAATATATTAAAGCTTTTACAAGCATCGTGTCCGTAGTTTAGCTACTTActatcaaataataattaaaatcacAGCATGTAAACACCTATGATGTAGTGTACACGCATTTATATCCTACaagatttaaaacaaatatttatcaGAGACGAATAAGGTAAACTTCCACGTACTCCCACAACATGAAGTTATAAACATTGTTGTCATTCTAAGAGTATAGGTGTAACTCAAGAACAGAACACTTGCCCTAAAACTCTGTTAACTAGACACACCCAAGTGACCCAACCATGAATTAACTAGTAAATAAGAACACAGAGAACGTCATCAATGTTTGACAGGACATTGAGAATGCAGCACTTTCccattatttctttttaaattctcTAAGCCAAGTATCAAGAATGTACATGTAAACAAAATATATCCAATGTTCATTTCTAACAAAACCAATCAACTTATAGCTATATGCTAAGTACCAAATTCGCATTCCAGTCCACATAAAATATTATACTCATCTCAATTATATAAAACTCAGAAGTAAGCTCATCTCAATTATATACAGAAAAAACATTTGTTACTTAATACattgattttcaaaaatttaacacaaataaagcacaattcaaaaaaaaaaaaaaaaaaaaaaaaaaaaaaaaaaaaaaaaaaccatctgAATTATATAAACCCCAAAAGTAAGCTAGTAGACTGACTGCTTACTTACTACATATAAGAAGTAAACGATGTGGCATGCTTGGACTAACTAGGGTCAATTGATCCTATAAAGAGATTATGAACAGGTACTTAGTCAAATGCCATGCATGTTCCACTGCGTCTATTAAACACAAATGCCATATTTCAAGATCAAGAGGTTAGCAAAGGGTCCCACCCATCACACGTGGTTGTTCAAGAGGTTAaatttctttaaatatataattggttTCGATGTGCCGTAAGTTCTAAGCTCGAACGTTTACAGAATATTATAACTACATGCAATAACCAGAGATGCAACAAGCATCTGCGCTGCTTGTTGTTCAGCCCCGAACATGGACCCAATAACCTAATATCTACGACTTATTATAAAGATTATGTAGTATTTATAAATAATGGTTAACAAGGGAAATTGTAATAGATTGTTTCATCTTCTATTCGTATTTGACCAACGATGGGGATATAACAATAAGGTGTGGACATCTTGagaaacttaaaatataaagaaGATGTACAACACAAAAGCATGCTCAATGGATGGTGGTTGTACTAACAGTACTTCATAACGCTCCGCAAGAATaacataaatgattaataaaatccCTAGCACCGATTAGaagtttttaatataacaattatatttatattaattaaatttgcaCAAGAAGTGAggaattctcaaaaaaaatcATAAGATTGAGACGTCACCAGTAACCAAACACTCCTGAAATTTCTTTAAATGAAGACTTTATGGCAACTGGTCACCCATAGAGAGGATCTTCAATCTACTTTTTATGCAAACTTTTTGACATGAGAGCAGATAAAAGACAAGCTATTTATGAGAAAATCTATTGCAATAATCTATTAAAAGCCTTACTAGCATTGTGTCGGCAGTTTAGCTACTTTTATAATCATTAAACTGACATAAACCACAACACATGAACACATGTAGCACGGAGCTGATACGCATTTGTGCCCTTCGAGATCAAAAACATACATTTGTCAGAAGAGGGATACTCTAACAAAGTAAGAAACAAATCTATAGACTAGTAAAATACTATCAATGTTTTACTAACGTGACATCCTTGTTATTGACATAACTAGACTGTAGGTGTCGATCCTAAATGAAAGTAACTTATGCATTATTTCCTCTTTAGCGTGTAGGTGTAATTCAAGAACAGAACACTTGCCCTAAAATTATTTTAACACAACAAACCAATCATATTTCAACAAAATGTGCATCAAAAGACATAAGACGTCACGAATGTCTTACGACAATAAAGAAATGACACTTGCCCTAAAATTCTTTTAACACAACAAACCAACCACATTTCAACAAAATATACATCAAAAAGACACAAGACTTCACCAGCGTTTTACGACACATAAAGACATAACCCTTGCCCTAAACTTCTTTCTGACATCATGAACGATTAAACAAACCAAGTACCAATAACGTGTACATCAAACCAATAAGAAAACCTCGTCAATGCTTTACGACACATTGAGAAACCAACACTTGTCCTGGATtacttttgaatatcatgtatGATTAAACGAACCAAGTGTCAACAACGGGTACCTAAACACGATAGAAAACCTCTTCACTCTTTTATGAGACATCGAAAACACATAACCTGAACACTAAATCGAACCAAGTAGCAACAATGTGCATATTAACAAGATATATTCAATGTTccttaaaataaaactaatcaaACTTCCATAAGTTACATAAAACTCGCATTTCGGTTACATACAAATAAGCAAATATCTCGGATTCACATTAAATACAACAATTTCGGCACAAACAAAACAAGACCCAGAAATTCCCAGCTCAATTAAACAAACCCCagataaaaaatttcaaaagaatgACCAaaatttaacaacttttttattaattgaAAAAGAAGCAAGATTAAAAACCTGACATAACGGTGGGGCTATGGAGATATATTTCCGGCACGGCGGCGTACGGTGAGATCAGTCTTCCAATTGATCGGAAAAAAGTTGACTATATCGGCGGCGTTAACCACCTTTCTCCGTCCAGTGAGACCACACCACCCTCCTTGTAAAGTCTCCATAAACCCTAACAAGTTTCCCCTGGACATACCCTGCGTCATTCTGTCTAATTATCTTTCACACGCGCCGTCACTTACACGCGCTATTAAGTTTAAGTCAATTCTCTCTCCTTTGACTattacactttcttttcttcattgAACTGTTTgggttttaagaaaaaaaaatttgatactATTGTTAATTTGTCATCTTGTTTTGGTGTGAAGACATGAATGTTAATCATCACATACCATAAATAATCTTTATGATCCATGGTTTAATGTGAGAAACTACCAATTTATGGTAattaaagtaattgatatatcaTCCAGTGTAACACccattatttattttagaaaaatgataataacagTCCTAAGGGTTGTTACtaacaatatattatatgtttaaaaacttgtacattatatattaaaaaccgtttcatgatttttctaacagcaaggtacaaattttaatgcacccaattaatttttactgacaaccctaagggctgttaCTAACAAAACTctttattttaaggtaatagaaaatttacCCCTCTTATAgttttatcattaaaaataatttcatagtattttgttttgagaaaacGGGTTAAATTAGTTGCAACTTTAATGGTtagcgggtataataccctTTTATTTGAAATAGGACGTGGCAATAGGAAGAAAAGTCAGCCACCACCCTTCTTGATGATTTCTAACTTCTCTTTTATCCTAATCTTCTtctaatttcttcaaaaatcattctcaagcaagaattaaaaagatttatctTGCAATCAACCTTAATTTCACCAAAAGGTTATATTAAAgaattaacaataacaataataattgtTAGAAGCAAAAATCTAAAGTGAGGGCTTGTactatggtggtggtggtcgaactttccaagaaaaagaaaagaggagGAATTGAGGATTTTACATTGTGTAATTTTGAAAGGTAAGTAATCTTCCatagtttttgaattttaatttagggtttttattatCTAATTAGGGATCTTAGTAttggaaatttgggggttttatgGATTGAGAATTTTAAGTAAAAACCCTAATGGTTTTGATTGATAAAGTTGATAATATGATTGAGAAAATATGTTATTCTTGAACAACTCCCATAGTAGGATAATTTTGTTTATGGTGTTTGACTAATAAAGATAATATAGAACTTTAATATAAGTAACTAAGAATCTTGAAAGGTTCTAAATAGCCAAACACCATGATGTTATAGTTATATTGAAATTGGTTAGATGATTGGGAGAAGAATGTAGTCATTGAACTTATGAGATTATGTGTT
Coding sequences within:
- the LOC122594039 gene encoding uncharacterized protein LOC122594039 isoform X4 — translated: MISEVSSSSLHEHLAIFHKETTRRFNLPTSEGTMLCILEKHVVMEHDEPQLEETRHQQNGQASSSSQNMAEPQEPVLIVNGKFKTRCTWCYKEFLCEAVDAETMAEAIGFMCPKCKRKVSGVLEKSCQGLVNNRLLPNSY
- the LOC122594039 gene encoding uncharacterized protein LOC122594039 isoform X3, with the protein product MIDVEGEMEQMNNGSRMLLEPISEVSSSSLHEHLAIFHKETTRRFNLPTSEGTMLCILEKHVVMEHDEPQLEETRHQQNGQASSSSQNMAEPQEPVLIVNGKFKTRCTWCYKEFLCEAVDAETMAEAIGFMCPKCKRKVSGVLEKSCQGLVNNRLLPNSY
- the LOC122594039 gene encoding uncharacterized protein LOC122594039 isoform X1, translating into MIDVEGEMEQMNNGSRMLLEPISEVSSSSLHEVNNNLAATDDLYDVEVSSFIDCLPCGLTFELMGDLEKHLAIFHKETTRRFNLPTSEGTMLCILEKHVVMEHDEPQLEETRHQQNGQASSSSQNMAEPQEPVLIVNGKFKTRCTWCYKEFLCEAVDAETMAEAIGFMCPKCKRKVSGVLEKSCQGLVNNRLLPNSY
- the LOC122594039 gene encoding uncharacterized protein LOC122594039 isoform X2, whose amino-acid sequence is MISEVSSSSLHEVNNNLAATDDLYDVEVSSFIDCLPCGLTFELMGDLEKHLAIFHKETTRRFNLPTSEGTMLCILEKHVVMEHDEPQLEETRHQQNGQASSSSQNMAEPQEPVLIVNGKFKTRCTWCYKEFLCEAVDAETMAEAIGFMCPKCKRKVSGVLEKSCQGLVNNRLLPNSY